In the bacterium genome, TAGTTTGTTTTGCCCACTGGGTCAGTTTATAAGACAGGGAACGGGCTTTTTCATAATACTGGGACATATATAAATCAGTTTTAGCGGATTCAAAGTCTTCCAGGGATTTTTTAGTATGGTTAGTTTCAGCCTCAAAAAGCTTCCGCATTTTTTCAAAATTACTTTTAGCGGCAAATTTCGATTTAATCCGCGCGGAACCAAAAAATACTATGGTGTTTTCAATATTATATTTTTTAAACCTTGTTTTTGGCTCGATAAGTTCACATAATACTCTTATGATCCTCGCATCGTGGCTTTGTAAAAAATCAAGATTTTTGTATGCCTTTATTGCTGTTTTTTTCATTTTTTACTGCCTTTCTTTTTTTCACCCCTAGGGGTTAAATTTATTCCCTTGCAATTTTTCTGAAAATAGAATATCATATATTACTATATCGTTTTTCTCTTGTGTCAACTTTAGGATAGGGACGAATGGAATATATATGTGTATTTCTTCAAATTTAAACCCAAAACAGAGAGAAGCTGTTGAATATTCAGAAGGCCCGCTTCTGATTTTAGCCGGGGCCGGGAGCGGGAAGACGAGGACCATAACCCACCGTATTGCCCACCTTATTGACGAAAAAGGTTACCATCCTTCCCAGTTATTCGCCGCGACATTTACTAATAAGGCAGCCGATGAAATGAAAGACAGGATATATACTCTTGTGGAAAAAGATATTAATGGTCTATGGATCGGCACTTTTCATTCTACCTGCGTAAGGATTCTCAGGAATTACCTGAAAGAAAAAAATAAATCAAGTTATTTTGTCATATACAGCGCAAGCGACCAATTTCATCTAATCAGGGAATGCATGAAGGAGTTAACTATAGATGAAAAGCGGTTTAACCCGGCCACCTTTGTGTCTAAAATATCACAGGCGAAAAATAAACTTATAGGTGTTGAAGAGTATAATCAGAATGTCAGTGATTACCTTGAAGGGACAATCGGCAGGGTCTATAAACTTTACCAGGAAAAACTAAGGGAAAATAACGCGTTTGATTTTGATGATTTGATTATGGAAACAGTCCTTCTCCTGGAAAATGACCGCGCGGCAAGAGCATATTACCAGGAAAAATTTTCTCATGTTTTGGTGGATGAATACCAGGATACAAACAGGGCGCAGTACCAGTTTATCAGGCTTATTACTCCAAAAGATAAAAATATATGTGTTGTCGGGGACGAAGACCAGTCTATTTACCAGTGGAGGGGAGCGGACATTAACAATATATTGGATTTTGAGAAAGATTTTCAAAATGTAAAAGTAATCCGGCTTGAGGAAAATTACCGGTCAACCCAGACCATTCTTAACGCGGCAAATGTTTTAGTTAAAAATAATCATGAAAGAAAAGGTAAAACCCTTTGGACAAAAAATAAAAAGGGAGAAAAGATAAATTATTATTTACTGGAGACGGAACAAAAAGAGGCCGAATTCATAGTCCAGAGGATAGTCGAATTCCACAAAGATCAAAAAGTCCCTTATTCACATTTTTCTGTATTTTACAGGACGCATGTCCAATCGCGGGTTATAGAAGACGCACTGCGGCGCAACAATATTTTTTATAGTATTGTCGGCGGGGTAAGATTTTACGAACGGAAGGAAATCAAAGATATTATTGCGTATCTCAGGGTGATATTTAACCCGCATGATACTATCAGCCTGAAAAGGATAATAAATGTTCCACGGAGAGGAATAGGGGAAACTACAATTGAAGAAATTCATAAATTTTTAAAAGATAAAAAAATAAGTTTATACGACGCACTTATAAAAAGCAATGAAGTTTCAAGTATTTCAAACCGGACAAGAGAAAAACTAAAGGAGTTTATTTCCTTGATAGGAGAAATGCAGGGACTAAAAAATGAATGCCCGTCAAGGATATTGTCAGAGCTTTTAGATTTGACTCAATACGAAGAAAAAGTTATCCAGGCAGACACTATTTACAGTGAAGAAAGGGAAGAAAGCATGGAAGAATTTTCCTCCGCTGTCAGGCAATATGAGGAGAAAAACCCGGATGGTTTTCTTGGCGGATTTTTGCAGGAAATCTCCCTGGTTACGGACATAGATACATGGAATAAAAATAAGGATTCTGTGACTTTGATGACTTTTCATAACGCAAAAGGTTTGGAATTCCCGGTAGTTTTCATGACGGGAATGGAAGAGGGGATTTTTCCCCATTTTAGTTCTTTCGCGAGCGAAAAAGAATTGGAAGAAGAAAGGCGGCTTTGTTATGTAGGAATAACAAGGGCCAGGGAGTCGCTTTATTTGACCGCGGTTAAAAGGCGGTATCTGCATGGGACAGAGGTA is a window encoding:
- a CDS encoding UvrD-helicase domain-containing protein, with the protein product MCISSNLNPKQREAVEYSEGPLLILAGAGSGKTRTITHRIAHLIDEKGYHPSQLFAATFTNKAADEMKDRIYTLVEKDINGLWIGTFHSTCVRILRNYLKEKNKSSYFVIYSASDQFHLIRECMKELTIDEKRFNPATFVSKISQAKNKLIGVEEYNQNVSDYLEGTIGRVYKLYQEKLRENNAFDFDDLIMETVLLLENDRAARAYYQEKFSHVLVDEYQDTNRAQYQFIRLITPKDKNICVVGDEDQSIYQWRGADINNILDFEKDFQNVKVIRLEENYRSTQTILNAANVLVKNNHERKGKTLWTKNKKGEKINYYLLETEQKEAEFIVQRIVEFHKDQKVPYSHFSVFYRTHVQSRVIEDALRRNNIFYSIVGGVRFYERKEIKDIIAYLRVIFNPHDTISLKRIINVPRRGIGETTIEEIHKFLKDKKISLYDALIKSNEVSSISNRTREKLKEFISLIGEMQGLKNECPSRILSELLDLTQYEEKVIQADTIYSEEREESMEEFSSAVRQYEEKNPDGFLGGFLQEISLVTDIDTWNKNKDSVTLMTFHNAKGLEFPVVFMTGMEEGIFPHFSSFASEKELEEERRLCYVGITRARESLYLTAVKRRYLHGTEVMNPPSRFIKEIPNDLINFEKSFSGNESKTVPEIRVICGYKTGDIVEHSKWGKGFIKDIKGDGNDARANIFFNSAGEKILLLKLAPIKKLREKDEC